Proteins from one Mesorhizobium sp. M9A.F.Ca.ET.002.03.1.2 genomic window:
- a CDS encoding CoA-transferase subunit beta, whose protein sequence is MSEDQKLGFTPNEMMAIAASRALKNDDVCFVGIGAPSAACNVARLTHAPDITLIYESGTIGTAPDVLPLSIGDGELCETAVTTVAVPEMFRYWLQGGRISIGFLGAAQLDKFGNINTTVIGDYAHPKTRLPGGGGAPEIATSSREVYITMAQSKRGMVETIDFFTSFGHGEGGDHRKRLGIDTAGPTLLITDLAVWKPDPVTKEFTVVSLHPGVSREQVQATCGWTVKFAEALDETPAPSELELTTLRDLQARTKAAHEGTAKEKAA, encoded by the coding sequence ATGAGCGAGGACCAAAAACTGGGTTTCACTCCCAATGAGATGATGGCGATCGCCGCCAGCCGGGCGCTGAAGAACGACGATGTCTGTTTCGTCGGCATCGGTGCGCCGTCGGCCGCCTGCAATGTCGCACGGTTGACGCATGCTCCCGACATCACGCTGATCTACGAGAGCGGCACCATCGGCACCGCGCCTGATGTACTGCCGCTGTCGATCGGCGATGGCGAATTGTGCGAAACAGCGGTCACCACCGTTGCGGTGCCGGAGATGTTCCGCTACTGGCTGCAGGGCGGCCGCATCTCGATCGGCTTCCTGGGTGCGGCCCAGCTCGACAAGTTCGGCAACATCAACACCACCGTTATCGGCGACTATGCGCATCCGAAGACCCGCCTTCCCGGCGGCGGCGGCGCGCCGGAGATCGCCACCTCGTCGAGAGAGGTCTACATCACCATGGCGCAATCGAAGCGCGGCATGGTCGAGACAATCGATTTCTTCACCTCCTTCGGCCATGGCGAGGGCGGCGATCACCGCAAGCGTCTCGGCATCGATACGGCAGGCCCGACGCTGCTGATCACCGATCTCGCAGTCTGGAAGCCGGACCCGGTGACCAAGGAATTCACCGTGGTCTCGCTGCATCCCGGCGTTTCGCGCGAACAGGTGCAAGCGACCTGTGGCTGGACGGTCAAGTTCGCCGAGGCACTTGACGAGACGCCGGCGCCAAGCGAGCTCGAACTCACGACGCTGCGCGACCTGCAGGCTCGCACCAAAGCAGCGCATGAGGGAACCGCCAAAGAGAAAGCTGCATAG
- the pobA gene encoding 4-hydroxybenzoate 3-monooxygenase → MRTQVAIVGSGPSGLLLGQLLATIGVETVILERSSREHVLGRVRAGVLEQGTVDLLSEAGAATRLNAEGLQHSGISLAFDGRLHRIDLTMLTGGKHVTVYGQTEVTHDLMDKREAAGLATVYEAANVALHDFDGETPFVTYDKDGVSHRIDCNFIAGCDGYHGVSRKSVPERSIKTFERQYPFGWLGVLAEVPPADHELVYANHERGFALCSMRSTHRSRYYVQCPLDDHVEAWSDDRFWDELRRRLPPQTAAAVTVGPSFEKSIAPLRSFVAEPMRFGRLFLVGDAAHIVPPTGAKGLNLAASDVRYLFAGLREFYRDKSQVGLDAYSGKALARVWKAVRFSWWMTMMLHRFPETGEFGQRIQEAELDYLVHSKAASTALAENYVGLPY, encoded by the coding sequence ATGCGCACGCAGGTCGCCATCGTCGGGTCAGGACCTTCCGGCCTGCTGCTCGGCCAGTTGCTCGCCACGATCGGCGTCGAGACGGTCATCCTCGAGCGATCGAGCCGCGAACATGTGCTTGGCCGCGTGCGCGCCGGCGTGCTCGAACAGGGCACGGTCGATCTGCTCAGCGAAGCGGGTGCGGCGACGCGGCTCAACGCCGAAGGCCTGCAGCATTCCGGCATCTCGCTCGCCTTCGACGGACGCCTGCATCGTATCGATCTCACGATGCTCACCGGCGGCAAGCATGTCACCGTCTACGGTCAAACCGAGGTGACGCATGATTTGATGGACAAGCGCGAGGCGGCCGGGCTCGCCACGGTCTATGAAGCCGCGAATGTCGCGCTGCACGATTTCGATGGCGAGACGCCTTTCGTCACCTATGACAAGGATGGAGTCAGCCACCGCATCGACTGCAACTTCATCGCCGGCTGCGACGGCTATCACGGCGTCAGTCGCAAATCAGTGCCGGAACGCTCGATAAAGACATTTGAGCGGCAGTACCCGTTCGGCTGGCTCGGCGTGCTGGCCGAAGTGCCGCCGGCTGACCATGAACTGGTCTACGCCAACCATGAGCGGGGCTTTGCCCTGTGCTCGATGCGCTCGACGCACCGCAGCCGCTACTATGTGCAATGCCCGCTGGATGACCATGTCGAGGCATGGTCGGACGATCGCTTCTGGGACGAGTTGCGTCGCCGTTTGCCGCCGCAGACGGCCGCGGCCGTAACCGTTGGGCCATCCTTCGAGAAGTCGATCGCGCCGCTGCGCTCCTTCGTCGCCGAGCCGATGCGCTTCGGCCGCCTGTTTCTGGTCGGCGACGCCGCCCATATCGTGCCGCCGACCGGGGCCAAGGGCCTCAACCTTGCTGCCAGCGACGTGCGCTACCTCTTTGCCGGGCTTCGCGAATTCTATCGCGACAAATCCCAAGTCGGGCTCGACGCCTATTCAGGCAAGGCGCTGGCGAGGGTCTGGAAAGCGGTGCGCTTCTCCTGGTGGATGACAATGATGCTGCACCGCTTTCCCGAGACGGGCGAGTTCGGTCAGCGCATCCAGGAAGCCGAGCTCGACTATCTCGTGCATTCGAAAGCTGCTTCCACAGCGCTTGCCGAAAACTATGTCGGCCTGCCCTATTGA
- a CDS encoding 3-carboxy-cis,cis-muconate cycloisomerase — translation MTVSPFDHPLLSGLLGDEEAARHFSVEADIAAMLGFERALAEAEAECGVIPREAGAAIVKALAAFRPDTAKLRAGVAKDGVVVPELVRQIKAAVGGQYSEFVHLGATSQDVIDTALVLRLRQVVEHIGLLLSENIVRLTGLEQEFGSRALTAMTRMQPAIPIKVADRVASWRAPLERHQQRLTEQSSRLLVVQFGGAAGTLEKLGDKGAAVRAALAAKLGLSDAPQWHSQRGALVDFAGWLSLATGNLGKFGQDIALMAQAGTEIRLSGGGGSSAMPHKRNPVKAEALVALAHFNAVQLSGMHQALVHEQERSGTAWTLEWLTLPQMVMATAAALRLAAELAGQIESLGH, via the coding sequence ATGACGGTATCGCCCTTCGACCACCCGCTGCTTTCCGGCCTGCTCGGCGACGAAGAGGCGGCGAGGCATTTTTCCGTGGAAGCGGATATCGCCGCGATGCTCGGTTTCGAGCGGGCGCTGGCCGAGGCCGAAGCCGAATGCGGTGTGATCCCGCGCGAGGCCGGGGCGGCGATCGTCAAGGCGCTGGCCGCGTTCCGGCCCGACACGGCAAAGCTGCGCGCCGGCGTCGCCAAGGATGGCGTCGTGGTGCCGGAGCTGGTGCGCCAGATCAAGGCTGCCGTCGGTGGGCAGTATAGTGAATTCGTTCATCTCGGCGCCACCAGCCAGGACGTCATCGACACTGCGCTGGTGCTGCGCCTGCGCCAGGTGGTCGAGCATATCGGCCTGCTGCTCAGCGAAAACATCGTGCGGCTCACCGGCCTAGAACAAGAATTCGGAAGCAGGGCGCTGACGGCGATGACGCGCATGCAGCCGGCAATTCCTATCAAAGTAGCGGATCGGGTCGCTTCGTGGCGGGCGCCGCTCGAGCGTCATCAGCAGCGTTTGACGGAACAGTCCAGCAGGCTGCTCGTGGTGCAGTTCGGCGGCGCGGCGGGCACGCTCGAAAAGCTCGGCGACAAAGGTGCAGCGGTGCGCGCGGCGCTCGCCGCCAAACTCGGCCTTTCCGATGCGCCGCAATGGCACAGCCAGCGCGGCGCGCTCGTGGACTTCGCAGGCTGGCTGTCGCTCGCCACCGGCAACCTCGGCAAGTTCGGCCAGGATATCGCGCTGATGGCGCAGGCCGGCACGGAGATCAGGCTCTCCGGCGGCGGCGGTTCTTCGGCCATGCCGCACAAGCGGAATCCGGTGAAAGCCGAAGCGCTGGTGGCGCTCGCGCACTTCAACGCCGTCCAGCTTTCTGGCATGCACCAGGCGCTGGTGCATGAGCAGGAGCGCTCGGGCACCGCCTGGACGCTGGAATGGCTCACCCTGCCGCAGATGGTGATGGCAACCGCTGCCGCACTCAGGCTCGCCGCCGAACTTGCGGGGCAGATCGAAAGTCTCGGGCACTGA
- the pcaG gene encoding protocatechuate 3,4-dioxygenase subunit alpha, with protein sequence MAQSLDRLKESPSQTAGPYVHIGLTPNFCGIGGVYPSDLGSTMVNDQTKGERIDLRIRVLDGTGTPLKDALIEIWQADSNGLYNSPAELRCAADPNFQGWGRQPTDMETGVCLFQTIKPGRVPFRDGRLMAPHITLWIVARGINIGLHTRLYFSDEEEANAEDPILARIEHRVRVPTLIAERQGDTYVFDVHLQGEKETVFFDS encoded by the coding sequence ATGGCGCAGTCGCTCGACCGGCTGAAGGAAAGCCCCTCGCAGACCGCCGGTCCCTATGTGCATATCGGACTGACGCCCAATTTCTGCGGCATCGGCGGCGTATATCCGAGCGACCTTGGCTCGACGATGGTCAACGACCAGACTAAGGGCGAGCGCATCGATTTGCGAATCAGGGTGCTCGACGGCACAGGCACGCCGCTCAAGGACGCGCTGATCGAGATCTGGCAGGCAGATAGCAACGGGCTCTACAATTCGCCGGCCGAGCTGCGCTGCGCAGCCGATCCCAACTTCCAGGGCTGGGGCCGCCAGCCGACCGACATGGAAACCGGCGTCTGCCTGTTCCAGACGATCAAGCCCGGCCGCGTGCCGTTCCGCGATGGCCGATTGATGGCGCCGCACATCACGCTGTGGATCGTGGCGCGTGGCATCAATATCGGTCTGCACACCAGGCTCTATTTCTCCGACGAGGAGGAGGCCAACGCCGAGGATCCGATCCTTGCCCGCATCGAGCACCGCGTGCGCGTGCCCACCTTAATCGCCGAGCGCCAGGGCGACACTTACGTCTTCGATGTCCACCTTCAGGGCGAGAAGGAGACGGTCTTCTTCGACAGCTGA
- the pcaH gene encoding protocatechuate 3,4-dioxygenase subunit beta — MPELGSNRMPETGAFFQRDRRWHPPALTPNYKTSVLRSPQKALLAFDNTASELTGPVFGHAMLGELDNDLIHNFARPGESALGERIIVYGRVLDERGKGVPGALLEFWQANSGGRYRHKKDGYLAPLDPNFGGCGRTITGEDGGYAFRTVKPGPYPWPNGPNDWRPSHIHFSIFGHAFAQRLITQMYFEGDPLIWKCPIVRGIRDKAAIETLIAALDMQATIPMDARAYKFDVVLRGRRSSLFENRPESN; from the coding sequence ATGCCTGAGCTCGGATCGAACCGGATGCCGGAGACCGGCGCCTTCTTCCAGCGCGACCGGAGATGGCATCCGCCGGCGCTGACGCCGAATTACAAGACCTCCGTGCTGCGCTCGCCGCAGAAGGCGCTGCTCGCCTTCGACAACACGGCGTCGGAACTCACCGGCCCAGTGTTCGGCCACGCCATGCTCGGCGAGCTCGACAACGATCTGATCCACAATTTTGCCAGGCCCGGCGAGAGCGCCCTCGGCGAGCGCATCATCGTCTATGGGCGGGTGCTCGACGAGCGCGGCAAGGGCGTGCCCGGCGCGCTGCTCGAATTCTGGCAGGCCAATTCAGGTGGCCGCTACCGCCACAAGAAGGATGGCTACCTGGCGCCGCTTGATCCAAATTTTGGTGGCTGCGGCCGCACCATCACCGGCGAGGATGGCGGCTATGCCTTTCGCACTGTCAAGCCCGGACCTTATCCTTGGCCGAATGGACCTAATGACTGGCGGCCTTCGCACATCCATTTCTCGATTTTTGGCCACGCCTTCGCGCAGCGGCTGATCACCCAGATGTACTTCGAGGGTGATCCGCTGATCTGGAAATGCCCTATCGTGCGCGGGATTCGCGACAAGGCGGCGATCGAGACGCTGATCGCAGCGCTCGACATGCAGGCGACGATCCCGATGGACGCGCGCGCCTACAAGTTCGACGTCGTGCTGCGTGGGCGGCGCTCCTCGCTGTTCGAAAACAGGCCGGAGAGCAATTGA
- the pcaC gene encoding 4-carboxymuconolactone decarboxylase: protein MDDVSKNPTRYRTGLSVRRSVLGDPHVDRTEDAATDFDRPFQHLITEAAWGTVWARPGWSKRERSIVTLALLAALGHDEEVAMHVRATANTGASREDICEAFLHVAIYAGVPAANRAFKIAKEVFSQMDGGKSAHA, encoded by the coding sequence ATGGATGATGTCTCCAAGAACCCAACCAGGTACCGGACCGGGCTGTCGGTGCGGCGATCCGTGCTCGGCGATCCGCATGTTGACCGCACGGAGGACGCCGCCACCGATTTCGACCGGCCGTTCCAGCATCTGATCACCGAGGCTGCCTGGGGGACGGTGTGGGCGCGTCCCGGCTGGTCGAAGCGCGAGCGCTCGATCGTGACGCTGGCACTGCTGGCGGCACTCGGCCATGATGAGGAGGTGGCCATGCATGTGCGCGCCACCGCCAATACCGGCGCCTCGCGCGAGGATATCTGCGAGGCGTTCCTGCATGTCGCGATCTATGCCGGCGTGCCGGCGGCCAATCGCGCCTTCAAGATCGCCAAGGAGGTGTTCTCGCAAATGGACGGAGGCAAGAGCGCCCATGCCTGA
- the pcaD gene encoding 3-oxoadipate enol-lactonase, translated as MPFVSIGGVTLHHRYRSGTGNARPIIFMNSLGTDFRIWDGVVSSLGDEMPTLVYDKRGHGLSDIGGVNSIFDHVDDLCGLIDHFDLGRVVLCGLSVGGLIAQGFYARRPEGVEALILCDTAHKIGTTESWNTRIATVESKGIQEIADGVLKMWFTPAFHAERSADLDGCWNMLTRQALAGYIGTCAAVRDADFTEAVHRIAVPTLCVVGDQDGSTPPALVRSLADLIPGARFEVIRDAGHIPCVEQPEALTTLIRDFVASLPEERQAHG; from the coding sequence GTGCCATTCGTCAGCATCGGCGGCGTCACGCTGCATCACCGCTACAGGTCGGGGACTGGCAATGCGCGCCCGATCATATTCATGAATTCGCTGGGCACCGACTTCCGGATCTGGGACGGGGTTGTCTCGTCTCTCGGCGATGAAATGCCCACGCTCGTTTACGACAAGCGCGGTCATGGGCTCTCCGATATCGGCGGTGTCAATTCGATCTTCGACCATGTCGACGACCTTTGCGGGCTCATCGATCACTTCGATCTTGGCAGGGTCGTGTTGTGCGGCCTGTCGGTCGGCGGCCTGATCGCGCAGGGGTTTTATGCCAGGCGCCCGGAAGGCGTCGAGGCACTGATCCTGTGCGACACGGCCCACAAGATCGGCACTACGGAGAGCTGGAATACGCGCATCGCAACAGTTGAAAGCAAGGGCATCCAGGAGATCGCCGATGGGGTGCTCAAGATGTGGTTCACCCCCGCCTTCCACGCGGAGCGTTCGGCCGATCTCGACGGCTGTTGGAACATGCTGACCAGGCAAGCGCTCGCCGGCTATATCGGGACTTGCGCTGCCGTCCGCGACGCGGATTTCACCGAGGCCGTGCACCGCATCGCGGTGCCGACGCTCTGCGTCGTCGGCGACCAGGACGGCTCGACGCCGCCCGCCCTGGTGCGCTCGCTGGCTGATCTCATTCCCGGCGCGCGCTTCGAGGTGATCCGCGACGCCGGGCACATTCCCTGCGTCGAGCAGCCCGAGGCGCTGACTACTTTGATCCGCGACTTTGTCGCCTCGCTTCCCGAGGAAAGGCAAGCCCATGGATGA